A single window of Salvelinus namaycush isolate Seneca unplaced genomic scaffold, SaNama_1.0 Scaffold982, whole genome shotgun sequence DNA harbors:
- the LOC120043644 gene encoding dynein regulatory complex protein 9-like — MPVPLSGVELLRVCTVLQDCAAELSVLGHIMPGTYRGRPEADKFVSADIGQVLEQQKAAEQNLKAARQFERESGRLSDATCELHRSQKELNRTLEKNPLSPDNLAKVQRDRWVPDSSCSGL; from the exons ATGCCGGTTCCTTTGTCTGGGGTAGAGCTGCTCAGAGTGTGTACAGTGCTCCAGGACTGTGCTGCAGAGCTGTCAGTGCTGGGTCACATCATGCCCGGCACCTACAGGGGTCGTCCAGAAGCTGATAAG TTTGTGTCAGCCGACATTGGACAGGTCCTTGAACAGCAGAAAGCGGCAGAGCAGAACCTGAAAGCAGCCCGTCAGTTTGAGAGAGAGTCTGGGAGACTGTCAGATGCCACCTGTGAGCTGCACAGATCCCAGAAGGAACTGAACCGCACACTAGAGAAGAACCCACTGTCCCCTGACAACCTGGCCAAGGTGCAGAGAGACAGGTGGGTTCCAGATAGCTCTTGTTCGGGGCTTTAG